The Panicum virgatum strain AP13 chromosome 3N, P.virgatum_v5, whole genome shotgun sequence genome includes the window GTTGAGCGGAGCCACACGTTGGCCCCCGGCCCTTGGCCgtcgcggcgcgccgccgggcgGTGCCCTCCACGCAACCGCCGCCCGCTCGATTTCTCCTGCTGCCCGGAGCACGACGGCCAGGTGATGCCTGATTTGGTTGCCTTCCTGTTGCCTTCGCGCCGCGCTCCATTCCCACGCAACGCATTCCCTCCGGCCCCCCACCCCAAGCAGGAGAGAGGTATCCACGACGGGAGCGAGCGCTGCCGCTGCCGTTCGGCTTGAATCTAtggccgccgcagcccgcgtGGCGCACGGGAGCGGCCGCCTcagccgcccgcgcccgccgcgggtGGGGATGCGCGGCgcgtgggcggtggcggcggaggggccgTCCTGCCTCTACGTGGGGCCGATCGAGACCGCCAGCCAGGAGAAGCTCGAGGCGCTCTACCACCAGGTGCTTTACTAGTTTGTTTCCAGCTCGGTTTCATCAGTAGTTTCACCTTTCGGATTCGAGGGAAACAAAAACGGTTCTTTTTTCATACCTAAATAGCCGTCCGCAGCAGCAAAGGCAGTCGATTGTTAATTGCGCAATCTGATTAGCCGTCATTTACATTATGATATCATCAACCGTGTGCAGGCCAGGGATTCCTACTATAGCGGTCAGCCATTGATCGTCGATGACATGTTTGACAAAGTTGAGGTAAACTCAGACCTCTGTAACAAATCAAAATTAACTGATACCTAATCCTCCACACATTTAGACTTCAGCTCTGTCTTCTCACAAATAATCTAACCCTCGCAGTTGAAGCTCCGGCTCTATGGCTCCAAATCTGTTGTGAAATACCCCCGTTGCAGCCTCATAAGGCAGTCAACTTATGCCGACGCTGAGGTAACCTTTCACATTATTATTCCATTAGAACTTGGTCCCATTCCCTCAACGCCAAGCCTAAGATGGCTTACACTTTGATGTTTCCATCGACCTTTGGGTATAGGGCAGGAGGACCAATCAATGTTTATGGCATTATCAAGCATCTGGATGTTGCTGCTCCTGTTTGGCACAGCAGCCTTCCTGGTTCCAAGTCTCTACACCCTGAGCCTTGCATTCGGAGACGCATTCGGAGCAAGGTACCTCTTGTACGGTGCAAAGTCCCTTGATGCTATAACAGGAGTTAATGACCTGGCTTTAGTTGGACTGGGCTACCTGGTTGGCTACCCCATTGCATCTGCTTCTGGTAAGAAATCGATCTTAAGTACTGCTATTTGGAGTTTCACCTTCACCATATCATGTGACACATATCTCATGTCTTAATTTCCACTCCTGGGGTTAACCATCTGATTGAATCTTTTTCCTCGGTCAGTTGGTGCACTGCGAGGCTTATTGTCAAATAATTTGGTTGCACTGAAAGGCTCCTGCCCAAATTGTGGTGAGCAGGTCAGCTTTAGCTCAATGACAGTAATCAATTATCATACTGCTTTTTATCGTTTATCTATAATCATCTGGCGATCTGAGAAACTTGAGCATGTTGCCGTCAGGTATTTGCATTTGTTAAGACTGATAAATCCATTCGAGCACCTCATAGAGCAGAATGTCATGTTTGTGAATGCCCACTGGAGTATCGTACTAAAATCGAGGTATGTGAAATACCTGTCATTTTCAAACCACTTTGCAGTGTTGGAATGTATAGTTGTGTATATTTTAGAATTAAAGGGACCGAGCCccagcccataaattaatcagGACCAGCGTTACAGGATCACAGCACTTACACCACCCTTGCTGTTTTATAGCATCACAACACAGACACCGCCCTTGTTTCCACAGACACCAGCTTCACAATGCAGATCAGTTAGagttcactgaaaaacatcATCAGGCTACACTCCAGAGATGCAGCGCACATTTCCCACCAAAAGACAGATTCCTCTGGTAACTAATGAATATACAAGAAAAACGTACTGTGGGAGCTTTGATTCCAGATTTCCACAGGGTTTGGGAGTTAAACTATTTAGTGGATCTATATTTTTTGGCATCACAGAACAAAGTATATATATGTTTCCATTGCGGTGTTGGCGTGTTGCTATGCAGAAATCATTGTCAGGGCCTAGAAGAAGCTGGGTCTACGGCCGAGTTTATCTAGTGAAGCAAGGGCATCCTAGGAAACGGAAATGGATAAAAGACTAGAGTTCCAATGGCAGCTGATGAAGAAAATTAAGATATCTTGCGAGATGGCACTCCTGATCGACTGAATCATTTTTCAGATACCACTCTTATTGATCAGGGGAGGTTATTGTGTACGAATTCATTGAAAGATTGATCAAGCCATTATTTTGTAAAAACAAATAGTACATTCCTTTCTGAGATTTCCAAACACTGCAGATGAACCATGTTGCAttgtactcttttttttttatttagatAAACCCATGATACAATGATAAAGGATCACTCCAGAAACTAGGAAGGCATCCATGCTATCAGGAGGGAGGATACAAGTCTGAAACTCTGCACCAAATGTGTTTTAATCATTTCATCAAAGATGCGTGTGAATTAATTTATTCTGGATACTCAACATGTATAAAAAAAGTTACAAACTTGTTCAGATGCAATCAGCATTATAGAAGTGTATATGAAGTTTTTGGGATTAATCAGTATTCTCTCAGCTTGATTTGCGAATCTGGAACCTGTGTTGACTCCAGATAACACTTGATCAATAGCATCAGTTCTACGCTCGAGTTCGGCTTCCATAAGATCAACCAAAGCAGCTTGAGAAATTTTGGCAGTGGCAGAATTGTTGGCTTGAACAGAATTTCGTAACACTCCAAACTGGATGTAATTATGTATTTACATAGTGTACTTTACAAAGACTCGAAGATGTAGAAACTACATGATAAACACAAAACATTCAGAACTCTTGCCTCTTTACAAATCCCTCTATGAACCTATATTATGTTACCTACACCtgcaaaaggaaaggaaaatacTCTAGCCACTCAAACTGGTTTTGGTGAGGGGGCAGGCTTCCCCTTCATGGACGCTTTCACGCCATTGCTGTCCAAGCTCCGACTGCTCGGCCTCTTCTGTAGGTGGTGGTGCCCTCCCTCCTTGGCATCCTGGAGCTGTTCTAACGCTGTTACCACCTCATCCATGCTGGGCCTGTGCCTGGACTCCACTGAGAGGCATTGCAGTGCCAACGCTGCAGCCTTCTGCGCCCTAGCAAGGGAGTACTGCCCGCCCAGCCGGGGGTCCAGGATGCGGAATATGCGCCGCTTGCTTCTCAGGTATGGCCTAGCCCACTCCACCAGGTTGTGCTCCCCGCTCGGGCGGTTCTTGTCCAGTGCACGGCGTCCTGACAGCATTTCTAGGAGTACTACTCCAAAGCTGTAAACATCGCTCTTGGCCGTCAGATGACCTTCACAAGGTAAAATATAACTGGTTAGtaggttttgtaattagattccGAATGACTCAAATTCTAGATTGGCTTTAGAATACTCGATAGCTAGTGGCAGCAGTATGACGGCGAACAAAGTGTGAAATAAGACCATAATGTTCGATCTACAATCCTCACAATTCAATTATATTTCAGATAGATTTGCTTAAATTTTGGCAATACAATTTCAACCATTTGAATGTGATCAATGGTACAATTGCATATGATGATTTGGAAACTAGAATGTGATCGATGCTACAATTGCATATGATGATTTGGAAACTGGAATGTGATCGATGGTACAATTGCATATGATGATTTGGAAACTGGAACCACCGCAGTACCTGTCGCAAGGTATTCCGGAGCTGCATACCCATGAGTACCCATCACTCTGGTGGAGACATGGCTCTTGTCACCAGTTGGACCATCCTTTGCCAGCCCGAAATCAGAGAGCTTTGCATTGAAGTTCTGCAGAAAACATAATGCTATGAGCTCAATTAACTAAGCAATCTCTGTTGGTCCAAAAGGATAAGACTATTGAATATTGCATACCGCATCTAGAAGAATATTAGAGGTCTTGAAATCACGGTAGATGACTTTAGCATTATCGCTGTGGAGAAAGGCAAGACCTTTAGCTGCTCCAAGGGCAATTTTCATTCGTAGGTTCCAGGAAAGCGGCTGGAAATGGGAGCTCCCTACATATTGAGAATTGAGACATTATAGTGCCATTccttcaaatttgaaaaatagcAGTTATAAGttaggagaagaaaaggccacaTGCTTACTTCTGAACAGATGATTCTCCAAACTCCCGCGTGGCATGAACTCATAGACAAGGAGCCGCTGTTCATCTTCGAGACAGTAGCCAACGAGCCTTACAAGATATGGGTTTGACAGCGTTCCAAGGTAATTCACCTCAGTCTGCACATCGAAGGAGCGGCAGCATGTCACACAGGATGCAGGAATGGCATGAAACTATAGGATATTTTTGCCCAATAAACAATAATTCAATGTATGTAGATACTAACCAGCCATTCCTTGTGCCCCTGGTAACCTTCCTGGTTCAGCTTCTTGACAGCAATGACCATCCCTAAGCCTGGTCTAGTTGGGGCGAGTGTCTTCTCATCGATCCAACCCTTGAAGACAGACCCAAACCCACCCTCACCGAGTACACTGTCCGGTCTGAAGTTTCTGGTGGCAGTTCTAAGCTCATTGAAGGTGAAGGCCTTGACGTTTGCAGACTCCAGAATCTCGTCCTCGCTACGTGGGGTTGGCAGCATTGATGCAGACGAGGCATGGCTGCTGGAGCTGCTCAGGGCAGCCCCATTCCTACTGGCGAACTTGGAAGTTACCCCTGCTCATCacgaaagaaaaaagaatagtTTCAGACTTCTGTCCGTCATATTATTAAATTCCGAGCATCTTATTACTAGTATGTATTTAGGAGTATTTGGTTTTCTTTCAGCATTTTAGGGAGGCAAAGGAAAGTTCATGACTTCATGGGCGAAGCCGGGACGTTATTGTTAAAAGGTCGcacggagaaaaaaaaaaggaactttCCTTTTTACTTCCAGAGCTTGGCGTAGAGCTTAACTTTCAGCGCGGCAGTCAAGAACATTGAAAAAAAGGCGCCGagatttaggccctgtttagatccgaTGGGGTGtaaaacgcaaaaaaattttgcaaaggaatctaggtaatttgaagtactaaatgaagtctatttgcaaaattttttgcacaaatgggttgtaaatcgcgagacgaatctaatgatgctaattaatccatgattaatcaataattagcgaatggtactgtagcatcactgttgcaaatcatggattaagtagcctcattagattcttctcgcgatttacagcccaaccatgcaaaaaattttgtaaatagacttcatttagtacttcaaattagcaagatttcttggaacttttttgcgtttacgacttttttgcgtttacggggtgggaactaaacagggccttagctaAAAAGTTGCATCAAGATTGAAGTTCGCCCTCACGATTTGACAAGTCATATAAAGTTAGCTGTACTAGCAAAACTAGCATTTACACTAGTCTCCTATCCTAAAATGGAAAACGAAAGGTTTGGCCTTTGTTCATGGAAGGATCCAGGAGGAAGAATCCAAGCTGAAAAGGGCTTTGCGGTTTTCTTTTGAGCACGCGCGGGCTGCAATAGGTGGCGTGCCAAACCACGCGATCACGGGTGACAGATCAATCCTACTCAACCATGATCGATCCTATACAACGAGTATGCAGCTTGCCTCAAgacaataaaaaaattaatgggAGGGGATTGACATCGCCCTATACTATAGAAACAGTAGCTAGCTAGTGTACAATCGAACAGAACAGTAGAGGACAAAGAAAGAGCACAAAACTAACACGAAGGCATGATTGATTGAAGAAGTAAAATAAGTGATCCGAAGAAGTGGTAGGAGAAGAGAATTGGTGAAGGGAACCGAGAGGAGCCTGACCTGACGGGGAGAAGGCGCCGCGCGACGGGCTGTCGGAGCTGATCTTGGCGCCCCAGCAGTTCCCCATGGCGAAACACGGAGCCGATCGACCCAAGGTGGAGAAGGCGCCGGCTTCCGTCCGGAACCGTACCGGATCGGATCCCGAGAGCTCAGAAATGGAGCCGCGGAAGAAGCGCGAACTCCGAGGGACTGGAAACCGCAGGTAACCGAGGTGGCCGGATCCCCCCTCTCACTGAGTTCGCggaagagaggggaggagaggaagaagcgAGAGGGAGGGTGGTGaagagaggagggaaggggagggggtccAGCAGAAAAGGCGATGGCTTTGCGCGGATGGACGGGATGGGACGACGACGGGATGGATGAAGCAACCAACCGAAGCAAGAGGGCGGATAGCTGCCCGCTATCCCTTTCCGGCTCACGCCCCCCGCGTTGGCCTCGAACCAAGGGGGGCCTGAACTTTCCCAcccgcccgcccggccgccagagagagagagacaggcaGGCGGCGAGAAAGGTAGGAGctgggtggtggtggccggccgaTTCAAACGTCACGGGAACAGTGTTCCCTGACTTGCCGAATCCCGATTGGTGGCCTGGACGCCTGGTGTGGGATCAGATCAGAtactgcctccgccgccgctccgcttcacttctagaaggagggggaggcggccattaatggcgggGCGGGGAAAGGCGAGGggtggttgggttgggttggatcaGCGAAAGGAGGGGAAGGAAGACGGGCGGGGCCCGTGGCCGGTTTGGCCTCCTCGTCGCAGCCCAGCCAACCGGGCTTTTATTCGCGCCCACCTCCACGTGTCCACTCACTGGCACGTGGGCCCACCACCAAGGTGAGCAGCACGCTACCTCCCtgccttttcctttttcaaaaTGCGCGGCCGCTGCGGCCGCCGTACGGCTCCATGGAGTCCAAAGGGGCGCAAGTTAAAGTTGACGGCTTGGGCTGAGCACCGTGTGGAAGCGTTTGTTTATTCGGAAGAAACaagttgaattcaaacttgtttctCGTCCATGGGGCAGACGTTTCGcaggcgcgcgtgcgcgcgcgcctgGCGACGCCCCGTGCGCCGTGTGAATCCGGTTCTTCCCCGGCTCCGTTTCGGAGGGGATCGGAGGCGCCGCCGTCGTTATTTTTAAACTAGTACGAGCATTgagtttttaattttttttgtctccTTTTGTTCCCAACCGCCAGCAGGGACGAGGTCGCAAATCTCAATGCCACGCACAtgttcacacacacacaacgaTAATGGTTCGATGTATTTCCAAGGGCAAAAGCAACAAGTAGGAAATAAATGAAATCAGTAGTAGGTGACTTGTTGAatttgttatatatatatatttcgcCAAGCATAATACTTGTCATGTGACCTCACCTTATAATAACCTAGTACTCCCTTCATTTCAAATTATTCGTCATTTTaccttttctagattcatagattttattgtatatatatatatatatatatatatatatatatatatatatatatatatataatgtaggtgcatagcaaatttAATAAATcttgaaaagataaaaaaattaataatttGAGATGTAAGAAGTAAGTACTGTATGCAGCTAACTAGCCAGATTCCGTCGCTAAATTAGTAACTTATATATAGGGGAAACATATCACTCACCTGAGTGATTTGAGGTATCCCCTCACTCCAATTTTTTCCTCCAAATCCTCTCTTATTCTGCATGTCTTCTCCAACTCCGATGATATTCCGGTGAGGTTAGGGTTCGGGTTAGGTAGGGGTATCAATTAGTGATCCTTAGGTGCCGCTCCAACtctctttagtttaaaattttgtactacttctccaaaattTTATGCGGTGAGCTAAAGAGAGTTGGAGGTGCACATAAAATTCACCAATTTGCACTACAAAGGTTAGGATTTCAGGGTTGCTAAGGGGCGGTGCTCACCGCCGCCCTTAAAAGAAGAGCCGGTGGCGGCAGGCCGGCCCGATAGTTCTGGTGAGCGCAGGAGCGACAAGGTCGGCGGCAGTGGCAACGCCACCCGGGAGGTGGAGGAAGGCGATAGAGGGGGGTTGGGGCACATGCGACAGCGGGAGGTGGCGGCTAGAGAGACCGCCGCAACCCTATTTCGCCCGCGCCGGAGTGGTGGCAGGAGGGCTGGGCGGCGGGTGGTTGGCCGGCGCTGGATGGACAAGAAGGCTAGGAAGAAAGATTGTccggaggtagaagatgaaggagAGTCGCTGAATTACagtgtaaaaaaaattgaatgagAAGAGCTAGGATTTCACTCAAGTGACGGATAAGTAGCCTGATCGAGCCATTATTATTCGTCTGGAATTGGCGTGCCTAGCCTCGTCACCGTCCAAAGCATCAAGCAATCTGTCAGATGCGCGTGGCTTATGGACAAAAGAAAGCTTTTTTCTCGCGGCCGCAAATCTCTCCGTCTGATGCAACCGCGCCAAATCGCGATGGCGACCAGACAACCACTCACTCG containing:
- the LOC120664001 gene encoding PGR5-like protein 1A, chloroplastic isoform X2; this encodes MAAAARVAHGSGRLSRPRPPRVGMRGAWAVAAEGPSCLYVGPIETASQEKLEALYHQARDSYYSGQPLIVDDMFDKVELKLRLYGSKSVVKYPRCSLIRQSTYADAEEDQSMFMALSSIWMLLLLFGTAAFLVPSLYTLSLAFGDAFGARYLLYGAKSLDAITGVNDLALVGLGYLVGYPIASASVGALRGLLSNNLVALKGSCPNCGEQVFAFVKTDKSIRAPHRAECHVCECPLEYRTKIEKSLSGPRRSWVYGRVYLVKQGHPRKRKWIKD
- the LOC120664000 gene encoding receptor-like cytoplasmic kinase 176; this translates as MGNCWGAKISSDSPSRGAFSPSGVTSKFASRNGAALSSSSSHASSASMLPTPRSEDEILESANVKAFTFNELRTATRNFRPDSVLGEGGFGSVFKGWIDEKTLAPTRPGLGMVIAVKKLNQEGYQGHKEWLTEVNYLGTLSNPYLVRLVGYCLEDEQRLLVYEFMPRGSLENHLFRRSSHFQPLSWNLRMKIALGAAKGLAFLHSDNAKVIYRDFKTSNILLDANFNAKLSDFGLAKDGPTGDKSHVSTRVMGTHGYAAPEYLATGHLTAKSDVYSFGVVLLEMLSGRRALDKNRPSGEHNLVEWARPYLRSKRRIFRILDPRLGGQYSLARAQKAAALALQCLSVESRHRPSMDEVVTALEQLQDAKEGGHHHLQKRPSSRSLDSNGVKASMKGKPAPSPKPV
- the LOC120664001 gene encoding PGR5-like protein 1A, chloroplastic isoform X1, translated to MAAAARVAHGSGRLSRPRPPRVGMRGAWAVAAEGPSCLYVGPIETASQEKLEALYHQARDSYYSGQPLIVDDMFDKVELKLRLYGSKSVVKYPRCSLIRQSTYADAEEDQSMFMALSSIWMLLLLFGTAAFLVPSLYTLSLAFGDAFGARYLLYGAKSLDAITGVNDLALVGLGYLVGYPIASASVGALRGLLSNNLVALKGSCPNCGEQVFAFVKTDKSIRAPHRAECHVCECPLEYRTKIEVCEIPVIFKPLCSVGMYSCVYFRIKGTEPQPIN
- the LOC120664001 gene encoding PGR5-like protein 1A, chloroplastic isoform X3, whose translation is MAAAARVAHGSGRLSRPRPPRVGMRGAWAVAAEGPSCLYVGPIETASQEKLEALYHQARDSYYSGQPLIVDDMFDKVELKLRLYGSKSVVKYPRCSLIRQSTYADAEEDQSMFMALSSIWMLLLLFGTAAFLVPSLYTLSLAFGDAFGARYLLYGAKSLDAITGVNDLALVGLGYLVGYPIASASVGALRGLLSNNLVALKGSCPNCGEQVFAFVKTDKSIRAPHRAECHVCECPLEYRTKIEINP